Genomic DNA from Oligoflexia bacterium:
ATCACCCGAGACGCAAGTGGTGCTGACGTTCTGTAACTAAGTTTGTCCATTAAGCTATTTTGGCCTGCGAGAATTAGAGAAAACAGATTAGCTGAATCATAGTTAAACTGAGTTAACGTATGAAGCTCACTAAAAACATCTGATCTGATCAATGAAGCTTCATCAATAACGATCACAAGCTTTCCCTGCTTCTGAGTTACAAATTCCTCTATCGCCTTTTTCAGATTGTTGATTAACAGCGCCTTACTTCCAGTCTTCATGTCAATTTTAAGACCCCAACCTATTTGCTTGTAGAGTTCATTTGAAGAACCACTTGTCGCTGTCACATAAACACAATGAACTTCTGACTTATGATACTGCTCTAGGCCCCATCTTAAAGATGTCGACTTCCCGACGCCAACATCTCCCGTGACCACCATTACACCACCGTTCTTTAAAACATAATCCATTCTTTGTTTTACCGACAGGGTTCCGGGTAACTGAAGCAGATCCTTGGTTAGAATATCATTCACAAAGGCTTCTTTTTTCATCCCAAAGTATTCCGTGTAACTCATCTCATACCTCCATCAAAAAGTTCGCCCGTAGGAACTTTTATTTCTTTTTCAGATAAAACAATTTTATGATTTCTGCCAAGTTTAAAGTTCACATGACGATCGAGCAGAACAGCATTACCAAAACTTCGCCCCTCGTAGAAAACCTCTACTTCATCGGGCAATTCTCGATGGAAGCGCAGTTCTACCTGAAGATCTATAAGAGGAATTGGCAGTTCAAAAATTGTTCCGTTCAACCTCATCGTTCTGTCTTTTTTTACCCGCCGGAACTCAATCATACGAAAATAATTGATCAAATCTTTAGGTGCTGGCCGGAAGCATTTCATATTCGACTGGTATCTACTCAAGGGAGTTAAATTAGTCGTTGAATGAACTCGGTTGTGATAGTTTTCTATCCAATTGTCTAAAGACTCATTAAGAGTTTTCAACGTCATCTCTTTCCCGCAAGTAACTAAAAAACTTTCCCTGACAAATCTAAACCATCTCTCAATCTTGCCCCGACCTTGAGGGGTGTAAGGTGGCGTGTGAACGATTCCAACACCAAGAAGAGCCGTTATTTGCTCCAGATTAAGTGCTCGGTAACAAGAGCCATTATCAATGTACAGTTTATGAGGAAGGCCTCTTTTTTCTATCGCTGTCTTAAGGCAAGATTTAAAATCATTTAAACTTTCACTTAGAAAAAATTCTGCATGAACAATTAGGCGGGAATGATCATCCAGTATCGCAATCAAATACGCTTTCCTAGTTTTTCCATCAACAAAAACGTCAGGTCCGTGCATCACGTCTGATTGCCATAATTCGTTTGGTGCACTCGCCTCAAAAGATCTCCGATCTACAACTGTCTTCTGTCGATGGAGCTTTTCTTTTTTAAGAAAACGATACAGTACACTAAGATTAATTTTTTCGTTAGAAGCTAAAATTTTTCGATGCTGCATTTCCGTTAAAAGTGCTATCCCAGTTAGTTCCGGCCTATCTCTCATGATCGTTTTAATCTCAAGCTGCAGACTGGCATCAAGGCTTTTAAAAAGACCAAGATCTTTTCTTGGTTTCGGTTTTAAACCATCTAGCCTGGAACCAGCGTTCTTATAATCAGTGACCCATTTTTTTATCGTTGATTTTGCTATCGTGGTCTGGGCCGAATTGGGAATAGAATAGTGCCGAGCTACCTTCTCTCGAATCAATTTCTCTCTTTCCCCACGATCTAGGCGCAGCCCTGTAACAAATTCAGAGATAATTCCGAATCTAAAAGTTGCAAGCTCCAAATTTTTATCACTTTCACTCATAAAGCTCCTTTTGCTGAGTTCTTTGGTTAAAAGAGTCATACAAAATGAATCCGCAGTGTGGTAATGACAATCAACGGTAGGGTAACCTCCCATCATTTGGCCTTGGGTGTTGTGTTGACCTAAAAAATGGTTAATTTCTTTTGTTGAAAGAAGTGAATAGTTTCAAGCATGCACTCTTTAA
This window encodes:
- a CDS encoding AAA family ATPase, translating into MSYTEYFGMKKEAFVNDILTKDLLQLPGTLSVKQRMDYVLKNGGVMVVTGDVGVGKSTSLRWGLEQYHKSEVHCVYVTATSGSSNELYKQIGWGLKIDMKTGSKALLINNLKKAIEEFVTQKQGKLVIVIDEASLIRSDVFSELHTLTQFNYDSANLFSLILAGQNSLMDKLSYRTSAPLASRVITRAHLGSLERDQMSDYLRHHLKVAGIKASLFSDTAITAIHQGSGGLLRKANSLARGSLISCMIDQENVVNDEHVRKASTELI
- a CDS encoding DDE-type integrase/transposase/recombinase, translated to MTLLTKELSKRSFMSESDKNLELATFRFGIISEFVTGLRLDRGEREKLIREKVARHYSIPNSAQTTIAKSTIKKWVTDYKNAGSRLDGLKPKPRKDLGLFKSLDASLQLEIKTIMRDRPELTGIALLTEMQHRKILASNEKINLSVLYRFLKKEKLHRQKTVVDRRSFEASAPNELWQSDVMHGPDVFVDGKTRKAYLIAILDDHSRLIVHAEFFLSESLNDFKSCLKTAIEKRGLPHKLYIDNGSCYRALNLEQITALLGVGIVHTPPYTPQGRGKIERWFRFVRESFLVTCGKEMTLKTLNESLDNWIENYHNRVHSTTNLTPLSRYQSNMKCFRPAPKDLINYFRMIEFRRVKKDRTMRLNGTIFELPIPLIDLQVELRFHRELPDEVEVFYEGRSFGNAVLLDRHVNFKLGRNHKIVLSEKEIKVPTGELFDGGMR